The Corynebacterium camporealensis genome contains a region encoding:
- a CDS encoding chorismate-binding protein — protein MLVVDNHDSFTFNLVDYVQRVLGSRPDVLPNNASVSDWADYDAVIISPGPGTPHNPEDLGLSAAALQLYDGPILGVCLGMQAMVVDVGGTVAAAPRPVHGEKAVITHRGTDLFAGLDNPLDVVRYHSLIATDIPEDYQVTATVANLPMAIAHRSLPRWGVQFHPESLLSSSGVELISNFIQLARRHYAQKYYSLRTLDGALDPAEVASGFDGQVFWLDNGAFSILGDDSAPGSRHLICQDATEKEDFYTELAQPRLPDRVGPPIPGCDFALGWVGYLGYEMADIAGPARHRAPGPDAELIYATRAVVIDHARNQTHLLSFAGDEEWDIVKRAPKPAGKWQPELNLVHDREDYLDLIDKAQAKMRAGESYEVCLTNRIEMAPVPTPLETFIELRAANPSPRAGYLGFAVQQLLSTTPELFLRVDSNGVVHSRPIKGTRPRGANRVEDAQLRTELEGPKERAELLMVVDMVRNDLSRVCDSVRAGSFGVESYATVHQLMCEISGHLSVGRGPADAIRAAFPGGSMTGAPKVRTCEIIADLEDTWRGVYSGAFGFISPVGTADLSMVIRSIVNTPEQATYGMGGAVLAISDPVAEWEETLVKTRPLTEYLGYGL, from the coding sequence TTGCTTGTCGTAGATAACCACGACTCGTTTACTTTTAACCTCGTGGACTACGTCCAGCGAGTGCTCGGTTCCCGCCCAGACGTACTTCCCAACAATGCTTCGGTGAGCGACTGGGCGGATTATGATGCCGTCATCATCTCGCCGGGCCCAGGTACCCCGCATAATCCGGAGGACCTGGGCCTTTCGGCTGCCGCGCTGCAGCTTTACGATGGCCCCATCCTCGGCGTCTGCCTAGGCATGCAAGCCATGGTCGTCGATGTTGGTGGCACCGTCGCTGCGGCCCCTCGGCCCGTCCACGGCGAAAAGGCGGTGATCACCCACCGCGGAACCGATCTCTTCGCCGGACTGGATAACCCCTTAGATGTCGTGCGCTATCACTCTCTGATCGCAACCGACATCCCGGAGGACTACCAGGTCACCGCCACTGTCGCGAACCTGCCGATGGCCATCGCCCATCGCAGCCTGCCGCGCTGGGGCGTGCAATTCCACCCGGAATCGCTGTTGAGTTCCAGCGGCGTTGAGCTCATCTCCAACTTCATCCAGCTAGCCCGCCGCCACTATGCGCAGAAGTATTACAGCCTGCGCACCCTCGACGGCGCCCTCGATCCAGCGGAGGTCGCCTCCGGCTTTGATGGCCAGGTCTTCTGGTTGGATAACGGCGCCTTCAGCATCCTTGGCGACGACTCCGCACCCGGCTCGCGGCACCTTATCTGCCAGGACGCAACAGAGAAGGAAGACTTCTACACTGAACTGGCCCAACCGCGCTTGCCGGATCGCGTCGGCCCGCCGATTCCCGGTTGCGACTTCGCTTTAGGCTGGGTCGGCTACCTCGGCTACGAGATGGCCGACATCGCCGGTCCCGCGCGTCACCGCGCCCCTGGCCCTGATGCCGAACTCATCTACGCCACCCGCGCGGTAGTCATTGACCACGCCCGCAATCAGACCCACTTGCTGAGTTTCGCGGGTGATGAGGAGTGGGACATCGTGAAGCGTGCGCCGAAGCCAGCAGGGAAGTGGCAGCCCGAACTGAACCTGGTGCACGACCGAGAGGACTACCTCGATCTGATTGACAAGGCCCAGGCAAAGATGCGTGCAGGTGAGTCCTATGAGGTGTGTCTGACCAACCGCATCGAGATGGCCCCAGTGCCGACCCCGCTGGAGACCTTCATCGAACTGCGGGCGGCGAACCCCAGCCCGCGTGCGGGATACCTGGGCTTTGCTGTACAACAGTTACTCTCGACAACCCCAGAGCTTTTCCTGCGGGTGGACAGCAACGGCGTGGTTCATTCCCGCCCCATCAAGGGAACCCGCCCGCGCGGTGCGAACCGAGTCGAGGACGCCCAGCTGCGCACCGAACTCGAAGGACCAAAAGAACGCGCCGAACTCCTCATGGTCGTCGACATGGTGCGCAATGACTTATCGCGTGTCTGCGATAGCGTGCGCGCCGGGTCTTTTGGCGTCGAATCCTATGCCACTGTCCACCAGCTGATGTGTGAAATTTCTGGACATCTATCCGTCGGCCGGGGACCGGCCGACGCCATTCGCGCGGCCTTCCCGGGTGGGTCGATGACCGGTGCGCCAAAGGTGCGAACGTGTGAGATCATCGCCGACCTCGAAGACACCTGGCGTGGCGTGTATTCGGGCGCTTTCGGATTCATCTCACCCGTAGGCACGGCAGATCTGTCGATGGTCATCCGCAGCATCGTCAATACGCCTGAGCAGGCTACCTACGGTATGGGCGGTGCCGTGCTTGCCATTTCTGACCCGGTTGCCGAGTGGGAGGAAACCTTGGTAAAGACCAGGCCGTTGACGGAGTATCTCGGCTATGGACTTTAG
- a CDS encoding GNAT family N-acetyltransferase, which yields MTEKNSKKGFVIRPFRNADYPQLRKIYEVGLNTGHATYETRALTLEQFTNSKIMSSVFVAVEEDDDNKVLGWVSAAPISSRSVFHGVVEDSIYIDPDAQGRGIAGALMDKLIEVCQDLHKWAIHAWIFPENEGSAKLHISRGFEKVGTYSHLAKMTYGEMAGEWRDTDVYEKLLPKPERRTKE from the coding sequence ATGACAGAGAAGAACTCGAAGAAGGGTTTTGTAATCCGCCCATTCCGGAACGCGGATTACCCTCAACTGCGTAAGATCTACGAGGTTGGTCTCAACACCGGTCACGCGACCTATGAGACTCGTGCGCTGACACTGGAGCAGTTCACTAACTCGAAGATCATGTCCTCGGTATTTGTTGCCGTCGAAGAAGACGACGACAACAAGGTGCTGGGTTGGGTATCTGCAGCGCCGATTTCCTCGCGCTCAGTGTTCCACGGTGTGGTGGAAGATTCCATCTACATCGACCCGGATGCACAGGGCCGCGGCATTGCGGGCGCGCTGATGGATAAGCTCATTGAGGTGTGCCAGGACCTGCATAAGTGGGCTATCCACGCCTGGATTTTCCCGGAGAACGAAGGTTCGGCCAAGCTGCACATCTCCCGCGGTTTCGAAAAGGTGGGCACCTACTCCCACTTGGCAAAGATGACCTACGGCGAAATGGCTGGCGAGTGGCGCGATACAGACGTCTACGAAAAGCTGCTGCCAAAGCCGGAGCGTCGCACCAAGGAATAG
- a CDS encoding DUF5997 family protein has protein sequence MRAQTAAKKLGIYLPAAPAEFQESAVTHAQLRDLQDNPPEWLAKLRREGPHPRPVVAQKLGISVTALKKNDLDKPLTTAEIKELLADQPEWLRKARTALAEQRGTTEPESED, from the coding sequence ATGCGCGCGCAGACCGCCGCTAAGAAGCTCGGCATCTACCTGCCTGCTGCGCCTGCAGAGTTCCAAGAATCCGCCGTGACCCACGCGCAGCTGCGCGACCTGCAGGACAACCCACCTGAGTGGCTCGCGAAGCTGCGCCGCGAAGGCCCCCACCCGCGTCCCGTTGTCGCGCAAAAGCTAGGCATTTCGGTAACCGCACTCAAAAAGAACGACCTGGATAAGCCGCTCACCACTGCGGAAATCAAGGAACTACTCGCCGACCAGCCAGAATGGCTGCGCAAGGCCCGCACCGCTCTTGCTGAGCAGCGCGGCACCACCGAACCAGAATCTGAGGACTAA
- a CDS encoding LGFP repeat-containing protein: MKKMSRRIVGGFAAASLSLALVACSEAEDAADSAGDVAASATDAAAGAVDDGDAVDDGESVDGAGAADDQVNDEDADADADADGAEMATVATADGEAEVPAEFASAIEDKTGEWGEVQNIEEGDNGSVATFVNGDLLVYSEDHGAQPVVGKIAETWQNEGGLDAEVGLPTAAEQDATEGTGWTQDFTDGTISWLQDDSGEFSAEIA, from the coding sequence ATGAAGAAGATGTCCCGTCGCATTGTTGGTGGCTTTGCCGCAGCATCTCTGTCCCTGGCACTGGTTGCCTGCAGCGAGGCAGAAGATGCCGCTGATTCCGCAGGCGATGTTGCTGCTTCTGCTACCGATGCCGCAGCCGGCGCCGTCGATGATGGCGACGCTGTAGACGACGGCGAGTCCGTGGACGGTGCGGGCGCTGCCGACGATCAGGTCAACGACGAAGACGCTGATGCCGACGCAGATGCCGACGGTGCCGAGATGGCCACCGTTGCTACCGCCGATGGCGAGGCTGAGGTTCCGGCAGAGTTCGCTTCCGCTATTGAGGATAAGACCGGCGAGTGGGGCGAGGTCCAGAACATCGAAGAGGGCGACAACGGCTCTGTTGCTACCTTCGTAAACGGCGACCTGCTGGTTTACTCCGAGGATCACGGTGCACAGCCGGTCGTCGGCAAGATTGCTGAGACCTGGCAGAACGAAGGCGGCCTGGACGCTGAGGTTGGCCTGCCGACCGCCGCTGAGCAAGACGCTACCGAGGGCACCGGCTGGACCCAGGACTTCACCGACGGCACCATCTCCTGGCTGCAGGATGACTCCGGTGAGTTCTCCGCTGAGATTGCCTAA
- a CDS encoding isoprenyl transferase, whose amino-acid sequence MSFLPQLLYPAYEARLLRSLKGKPQPKHVAIMADGNRRWAREAGFTDISHGHRQGAKKIGEMISWCADTDIEVVTIYLLSTENLKRDQQEVQLLFDIISDVVTHLSQGDLGCQVRLVGHLNLLPEKIRDKMQRATEKTAENNGVIVNVAVGYGGRQEIVDAVQELIRAEAAQGTTADEMAEHVNAQAITEHLYTKGLPDPDLVIRTSGEQRLSGFLLWQAAYSEIWFTDTYWPAFRKIDFLRALRDYSQRSRRFGK is encoded by the coding sequence GTGAGTTTCCTTCCGCAGTTGCTATACCCGGCCTATGAGGCGCGTTTGCTGCGCTCATTGAAGGGTAAGCCCCAGCCCAAGCACGTCGCCATCATGGCAGACGGCAATCGACGCTGGGCGCGGGAGGCTGGTTTCACCGATATCAGCCACGGGCATCGTCAGGGTGCCAAGAAAATCGGGGAGATGATCTCCTGGTGCGCAGACACTGACATTGAGGTCGTCACCATCTACTTGCTGTCCACGGAAAACCTTAAGCGGGACCAGCAGGAAGTTCAGCTGCTCTTCGACATCATCTCCGATGTCGTCACGCATCTGTCCCAGGGGGATTTAGGCTGCCAGGTGCGTCTGGTGGGGCATTTGAATCTGTTGCCGGAAAAGATCCGGGACAAGATGCAGCGCGCCACCGAAAAGACTGCGGAGAACAACGGCGTTATCGTCAATGTCGCAGTCGGCTATGGCGGCCGCCAGGAAATCGTGGATGCAGTCCAAGAACTCATCCGCGCCGAAGCAGCCCAGGGCACCACTGCCGATGAAATGGCAGAACACGTCAATGCCCAGGCCATTACTGAGCACCTCTACACCAAGGGCCTGCCCGATCCGGATTTGGTGATTCGCACCTCCGGCGAGCAGCGTCTCTCCGGCTTCTTGCTGTGGCAGGCAGCGTATTCGGAAATCTGGTTCACCGATACCTACTGGCCAGCCTTCCGCAAGATTGATTTCCTGCGCGCGCTGCGTGACTATTCCCAGCGCTCCCGCCGCTTTGGCAAGTAG
- a CDS encoding aminotransferase class IV, with protein sequence MDFSSFLVRDGRAIRPDLHRKRLGGIPDLSDIPKAGQWFPKLTADSVELRPAPPLRTSTVLWIPEDPDPRRHPLRKGPDTAVLARLRSQARDEGADDAVLHADGYVREAANAALVFFDESGPVQAPESEVLASTTVQGTVEAGLMPTPRRRNITLEEAFTLPALAASALHGWTPVHAWAVQGRGIKAASLSIDAAGLNAALWAQAERI encoded by the coding sequence ATGGACTTTAGTTCTTTCCTCGTCCGCGACGGACGCGCGATTCGGCCTGACCTCCACCGGAAACGTCTCGGCGGAATTCCGGATCTGTCTGACATTCCCAAGGCAGGGCAGTGGTTCCCCAAACTCACTGCAGACTCGGTGGAGCTGCGTCCCGCGCCGCCACTGCGTACTTCGACGGTGTTGTGGATTCCAGAAGACCCGGATCCACGCCGGCATCCTCTGCGTAAAGGGCCTGATACGGCGGTGCTTGCGCGCTTACGCTCGCAAGCACGAGACGAAGGCGCTGATGACGCGGTCTTGCATGCCGATGGCTATGTCCGCGAAGCCGCTAATGCAGCGCTGGTCTTTTTCGACGAGTCTGGTCCGGTGCAGGCACCGGAATCAGAGGTATTGGCCTCGACGACCGTGCAGGGCACGGTGGAGGCCGGACTCATGCCGACGCCGCGTCGGAGGAATATCACCCTTGAGGAAGCGTTCACGCTGCCTGCGTTGGCGGCGAGTGCGCTGCACGGATGGACGCCGGTTCACGCCTGGGCGGTGCAGGGGCGGGGGATTAAGGCGGCATCGTTAAGCATTGATGCAGCGGGACTCAACGCCGCGCTGTGGGCCCAGGCTGAGAGGATTTAG
- a CDS encoding flavodoxin domain-containing protein, whose translation MATIVYDSFYGSTRQYADALAVLIDATVVPLAEANGEELIAAGEPVIVLSPVHGPQIRGAEFVAKHRWGKTPVAVAAVGMTLLDEARQKDQLARIVGENIPRFYLPGRLNYSQLSQSHRTVMRTIVTALRLKPLKSANEKAMVKGYDKDIDRVDIDELKPLVKWARS comes from the coding sequence ATGGCCACCATTGTTTATGACTCCTTTTATGGGTCGACCCGGCAGTATGCGGACGCTTTGGCAGTGCTTATCGATGCCACCGTAGTCCCCCTCGCAGAAGCCAACGGCGAAGAACTCATCGCAGCCGGCGAACCAGTGATCGTGTTATCCCCGGTGCATGGGCCGCAGATTCGGGGTGCGGAATTCGTCGCAAAGCATCGCTGGGGCAAGACCCCCGTCGCAGTAGCAGCGGTGGGCATGACCCTGCTGGATGAGGCGCGACAAAAGGACCAGCTTGCCCGCATCGTCGGCGAGAATATTCCGCGCTTTTACCTGCCTGGCAGGCTGAATTATTCGCAGTTAAGCCAGTCGCATCGCACGGTCATGCGCACCATCGTCACCGCCCTGCGACTCAAGCCGCTCAAGAGCGCGAATGAAAAAGCCATGGTCAAAGGCTATGACAAAGACATCGATCGAGTGGACATCGATGAACTCAAGCCGCTGGTGAAGTGGGCGCGTTCTTAA
- a CDS encoding PhoH family protein: MTSSATLHDMPTESSTKTKTYVVDTSVLLSDPWALRKFAEHEVILPLVVISELEGKRHHPELGWFARQALRLLEELRSNFDGLDHAVPVNQAGGTLRVELNHQDQSLLPASFRGESGDHRILACALNLAHEGKDTVLVTKDVPLRVKAGAVGLAADEYHAQDVVSTGYSGMATVHVLPEVIDKLYAEGDVLIDDAYTTNDEPVSELPVNCGVTLQAGTQSALGRITSDGAVALVPGDVNAFGLQGRSAEQRIALDLLADNNIGIVSLGGRAGTGKSALALCSGLEAVLERGEHRRIVVFRPMYAVGGQSLGYLPGTEAEKMNPWAQAVFDTLEGLVSDNVMEEVLDRELIEVLPLTHIRGRSLHDSFVIVDEAQSLERNVLLTVLSRLGRGSRVVLTHDVAQRDNLRVGRHDGVQAVIEKLKGHDLFAHVTLQRSERSAIAELVTDILESDNI, encoded by the coding sequence ATGACCAGCTCGGCTACCCTGCACGATATGCCCACCGAATCTTCGACGAAGACGAAAACTTACGTCGTAGATACCTCCGTATTGCTGTCCGACCCGTGGGCACTGCGCAAATTCGCAGAACACGAGGTCATCCTTCCACTCGTTGTTATCTCGGAGTTGGAAGGAAAACGTCATCACCCAGAGCTTGGCTGGTTCGCCCGCCAGGCTCTTCGTCTTTTAGAGGAGCTGCGCTCTAACTTCGATGGCTTGGACCATGCAGTGCCGGTCAATCAGGCAGGCGGTACGTTGCGGGTGGAGCTCAATCATCAGGACCAGTCGCTGCTGCCTGCGTCTTTCCGCGGCGAGTCCGGCGATCATCGCATTTTGGCCTGTGCGCTCAACCTGGCCCACGAGGGCAAGGACACTGTTCTGGTGACCAAGGACGTGCCGCTGCGCGTGAAGGCCGGCGCGGTTGGCCTGGCCGCAGATGAGTACCACGCCCAGGATGTTGTGTCGACTGGGTACAGCGGTATGGCGACGGTCCATGTGCTGCCTGAGGTCATCGATAAGCTTTATGCAGAAGGCGACGTGCTTATCGACGATGCCTACACCACCAACGATGAACCCGTAAGCGAACTGCCCGTCAACTGCGGTGTCACGCTGCAGGCAGGCACCCAGTCGGCGCTGGGGCGCATTACTTCCGATGGCGCTGTGGCGCTCGTGCCTGGCGATGTCAACGCCTTCGGCCTCCAGGGCCGCTCCGCTGAACAGCGCATCGCTTTGGACCTGCTTGCCGATAACAACATTGGCATCGTTTCGTTGGGCGGCCGTGCCGGTACTGGTAAGTCAGCTTTGGCGTTGTGCTCGGGTCTGGAGGCAGTCCTGGAACGCGGCGAGCACCGTCGCATCGTGGTCTTCCGCCCGATGTATGCCGTTGGTGGCCAGTCCCTGGGGTATCTGCCTGGTACTGAGGCAGAGAAGATGAACCCCTGGGCACAAGCCGTCTTCGACACGTTAGAGGGCCTGGTCTCGGACAACGTCATGGAAGAAGTCTTAGACCGCGAGCTCATCGAAGTCCTGCCACTTACCCATATTCGTGGTCGCTCGCTGCATGACTCCTTTGTCATTGTCGATGAAGCGCAGTCGCTGGAGCGCAACGTGCTGCTTACTGTCCTATCGCGCCTGGGCCGCGGCTCGCGGGTGGTGCTGACTCACGACGTTGCCCAGCGCGACAACCTGCGTGTGGGGCGCCATGATGGTGTGCAGGCGGTCATCGAAAAGCTTAAGGGGCATGATTTATTTGCTCATGTCACCTTGCAGCGCTCTGAGCGTTCTGCCATTGCGGAGCTGGTCACAGACATTCTGGAAAGCGACAACATTTAA
- the glyA gene encoding serine hydroxymethyltransferase, with product MTAANNEVLNKELRELDPDVFEAIGGEISRQRDTLEMIASENFVPRAVLQAQGSVLTNKYAEGYPGRRYYGGCENVDVVENLARDRAKELFGAEYVNVQPHSGAQANAAVLAALAEPGDKILGLSLAHGGHLTHGMKLNFSGKLYDVAAYEVDPETLRVDMDKLREQAIAEKPKVIIAGWSAYPRTLDFAKFREIADEVGAYLWVDMAHFAGLVAAGLHPSPVPHADVVSTTVHKTLGGPRSGMILAKQDLAKKLNSNVFPGQQGGPLMHVIAAKAIAMKLAATPEFKERQERTLEGAKILAERLMQDDTKAAGVDVLTGGTDVHLVLVDLRNSDLDGQQAEDLLHEVGITVNRNAVPNDPRPPMVTSGLRIGTPALATRGLDTEAFTEVADIIGTALAQGKDADVSALRARVEKIAKQFPLYEGLEDWKLV from the coding sequence ATGACTGCTGCGAATAATGAAGTTTTGAACAAGGAGCTCCGTGAGCTCGATCCGGATGTATTTGAGGCCATCGGCGGCGAGATTTCCCGCCAGCGCGACACTCTGGAGATGATTGCTTCTGAGAACTTTGTTCCGCGCGCCGTACTGCAGGCACAGGGTTCTGTCCTGACCAACAAGTACGCCGAGGGCTACCCGGGCCGCCGTTACTACGGTGGCTGCGAAAACGTCGATGTCGTCGAAAATCTCGCCCGTGACCGCGCCAAGGAGCTCTTCGGCGCAGAGTACGTCAACGTCCAGCCGCACTCTGGTGCGCAGGCCAACGCCGCTGTGCTGGCTGCACTCGCTGAGCCGGGCGACAAGATTCTCGGCCTCTCCCTTGCTCACGGTGGCCACCTCACCCATGGCATGAAGCTGAACTTCTCCGGCAAGCTTTACGATGTCGCCGCCTACGAAGTCGACCCAGAAACCCTGCGCGTCGACATGGACAAGCTGCGCGAGCAGGCCATCGCAGAAAAGCCGAAGGTCATCATCGCCGGCTGGTCCGCGTACCCGCGCACCTTGGACTTCGCGAAGTTCCGCGAGATCGCCGATGAGGTCGGCGCATACCTGTGGGTCGATATGGCTCACTTCGCAGGTCTGGTTGCTGCTGGTCTGCACCCGTCCCCGGTCCCGCACGCTGACGTGGTTTCCACCACCGTCCACAAGACCCTGGGTGGTCCGCGTTCTGGCATGATCCTGGCGAAGCAGGATTTGGCTAAGAAGCTCAACTCCAATGTCTTCCCAGGCCAGCAGGGTGGCCCGCTGATGCACGTCATTGCTGCCAAGGCTATCGCTATGAAGCTGGCTGCCACCCCTGAGTTCAAGGAGCGTCAGGAGCGCACCCTGGAAGGTGCAAAGATTCTGGCTGAGCGTCTCATGCAGGACGACACCAAGGCCGCTGGCGTTGACGTGCTCACCGGCGGCACCGACGTTCACCTGGTCCTGGTTGACCTGCGCAACTCCGACCTGGATGGTCAGCAGGCTGAGGACCTCCTCCACGAGGTTGGTATCACCGTCAACCGCAACGCCGTGCCGAACGACCCACGCCCGCCGATGGTTACCTCCGGCCTACGCATCGGTACCCCGGCCCTGGCTACCCGCGGCCTGGACACCGAGGCTTTCACCGAGGTTGCCGACATCATCGGTACCGCCCTGGCACAGGGCAAGGACGCAGACGTCTCTGCTCTGCGTGCTCGCGTGGAGAAGATCGCTAAGCAGTTCCCGCTCTACGAGGGCCTGGAAGACTGGAAGCTGGTCTAA
- the coaA gene encoding type I pantothenate kinase, with protein MARTPDSSPYLDFSRDTWRELRKSMPQVLTESEVEQLSGLGDRIDLNEVAEVYLPLSRLIHLQVEARQKLTTATEQFLGNPPARVPFVIGVAGSVAVGKSTTARLLQVLLQRWDSHPKVDLVTTDGFLYPTRVLKERGLMERKGFPESYDRRKLMRFVTDVKSGKEQVKAPVYSHITYDILPDEHQMVNRPDILILEGLNVLQTGPTLMISDLFDFSVYVDARVDDIESWYIDRFLQLRHTAFREPGAHFAHYADMEDQQAFEQAREIWQSINLPNLVENILPTRVRASLVLRKGSHHLVERVRMRKL; from the coding sequence ATGGCGCGTACTCCTGATTCCAGCCCCTACCTTGACTTCTCTCGTGATACCTGGCGTGAGCTGCGTAAATCCATGCCGCAGGTGCTTACTGAGTCCGAAGTTGAGCAGCTTTCAGGTCTTGGCGATCGCATCGATTTGAACGAAGTGGCGGAGGTCTACCTCCCCCTTTCGCGTCTTATTCACCTCCAAGTGGAGGCACGCCAGAAGCTGACGACGGCCACAGAACAGTTCTTGGGCAACCCGCCTGCGCGCGTTCCTTTCGTCATTGGCGTGGCCGGCTCGGTGGCGGTGGGCAAGTCGACGACGGCGCGTTTGCTGCAGGTACTGCTCCAGCGCTGGGATTCGCACCCGAAGGTGGACCTGGTTACTACCGATGGCTTCCTCTACCCCACCCGGGTCCTTAAAGAGCGCGGCCTGATGGAACGCAAGGGCTTTCCGGAATCCTATGACCGCCGCAAGCTCATGCGCTTTGTCACGGACGTAAAATCCGGCAAGGAACAGGTCAAAGCCCCGGTGTATTCGCACATCACCTACGACATTCTTCCCGATGAGCACCAGATGGTAAACCGCCCGGACATCCTCATCTTGGAAGGTCTCAACGTACTGCAGACTGGCCCGACGCTGATGATTTCGGATCTGTTTGATTTCTCCGTCTACGTCGATGCGCGCGTCGATGACATCGAAAGCTGGTACATCGACCGCTTCCTGCAACTGCGCCACACCGCCTTCCGCGAACCCGGCGCCCACTTCGCGCACTACGCCGACATGGAAGACCAGCAAGCCTTTGAGCAAGCACGTGAAATCTGGCAGTCGATTAACTTGCCTAACCTGGTCGAAAACATCTTGCCGACCCGTGTGCGCGCCTCGCTGGTGCTGCGCAAGGGCTCACACCACTTGGTCGAGCGCGTGCGCATGCGCAAGCTTTAA
- a CDS encoding LysR family transcriptional regulator substrate-binding protein: MLRLAFATGTEPGKWFRRYRENTAHGLETIDADDAFATLLEGNADLALARVPVDGGDPRADDNFHRVRLYEEAPGVAVPKDSIFAEVGEDVEASDLADEHVNYRLGDGAMVNIPDIRTSLQVVGANVGIVIAPRPLLKVLSKKQVVPLGLNDPTVPLTEIVLLWRKDDDCDAIQDFVGIAKGRTANSSRQQTPKKKTKKKPEKRATSRKNKSLPKSKKGSHRGKRRR; this comes from the coding sequence ATGCTTAGACTTGCCTTCGCCACCGGCACAGAGCCCGGCAAATGGTTCCGCCGCTACCGGGAGAACACCGCGCACGGGCTAGAAACCATCGATGCTGACGATGCTTTCGCCACCCTGCTGGAGGGCAACGCTGACCTGGCATTGGCGCGCGTGCCTGTCGATGGCGGCGACCCCCGCGCCGACGACAACTTCCATCGGGTGCGCCTCTACGAAGAAGCCCCCGGCGTGGCCGTGCCGAAAGATTCCATCTTCGCGGAGGTCGGCGAGGACGTCGAGGCCTCCGACTTGGCAGATGAACACGTGAACTACCGGCTTGGCGATGGCGCCATGGTCAACATCCCCGACATCCGCACCAGCCTGCAGGTCGTCGGTGCCAACGTCGGCATCGTCATTGCCCCGCGTCCACTGCTGAAGGTCTTGAGCAAAAAGCAGGTCGTGCCGCTGGGGCTCAACGACCCGACGGTGCCACTGACCGAGATTGTGTTGCTGTGGCGCAAGGATGATGATTGCGATGCGATTCAGGATTTTGTCGGTATCGCCAAGGGGCGCACCGCGAATTCTTCCCGCCAGCAAACCCCAAAGAAGAAGACCAAAAAGAAACCTGAGAAGAGAGCTACATCACGTAAAAACAAGTCGTTACCGAAAAGTAAGAAAGGCTCTCACCGGGGTAAACGGCGTCGTTAA